Proteins found in one Fusarium oxysporum Fo47 chromosome V, complete sequence genomic segment:
- a CDS encoding major facilitator superfamily domain-containing protein, which yields MAAQQTTAPSSPRNSELTLQNQVGYNNEKSDLEEGTTQPEPAARPAGSGAPDGGLTAWLVVLGAWCTSFCSFGWINSVGAFQEYYQNDLLKQYSSSTIAWIPSLQIFFIMGMGPIIGKLYDSHGPRWLIFVGSVMHVFGIMMASISTEYYQILLSQGVCSAIGVSAIFQPALSTIHGWFDSNRGAAFGILATGSSIGGVIFPIMVTRLIKQVGFGWSMRICAFMILGLLIIANLTVRSIHPPNPQKVTRAQLVRPFHEPEFIFCMLGFFFFTYGLFVPIDYLPVQALHAGVDPNLVQYLIPILNAASLFGRVGSGILGDKMGRYNIFILVGFLSAIWILALWIPCNSQDGIIAFAALFGFCSGAYVSLIAPLVAQISPLPEIGFRSGIVFFVSSIGGLTTNPINGSILEKPTGWLGVKIFAGVFCLAGTMFILAARVHRVGWKITATF from the exons atggctgctcAACAAACCACCGCACCTTCGTCGCCTCGCAATTCGGAGCTCACGCTTCAGAACCAGGTTGGTTACAACAACGAAAAGTCTGATCTTGAGGAGGGTACCACACAGCCTGAGCCTGCAGCTAGGCCAGCTGGAAGTGGCGCGCCTGATGGTGGTCTTACAGCTTggcttgttgttcttggcgcTTGGTGTACCTCGTTTTGCAGTTTTGGTTGGATCAACA GTGTTGGCGCTTTCCAGGAATACTACCAAAACGATCTTTTGAAGCAGTATTCGTCTAGTACTATCGCATGGATCCCTTCGCTgcagatcttcttcatcatggggATGGGTCCGATTATCGGAAAGCTTTATGATAGCCATGGACCGCGGTGGTTGATTTTTGTCGGAAGTGTCATGCATGTCTTTGGTATCATGATGGCATCGATTAGCACCGAGTACTACCAGATTCTTCTGTCTCAGGGTGTATGCTCTGCCATCGGTGTCTCAGCAATCTTCCAGCCGG CCCTATCGACGATTCACGGATGGTTTGACAGCAATCGAGGAGCTGCCTTTGGCATCCTTGCAACCGGCTCGAGTATCGGTGGTGTCATCTTCCCCATCATGGTCACCCGTCTCATCAAGCAAGTTGGATTCGGCTGGTCCATGCGAATCTGTGCCTTTATGATCCTCGGactcctcatcatcgccaacctcACAGTCAGATCGATCCACCCTCCCAACCCTCAGAAGGTCACCCGCGCCCAGTTGGTCAGGCCATTCCACGAGCCAGAATTCATCTTCTGTAtgcttggcttcttcttcttcacctACGGACTCTTCGTTCCTATCGACTACCTGCCCGTTCAGGCCCTTCATGCTGGCGTGGACCCCAACCTTGTTCAGTATTTGATTCCTATTCTTAACGCTGCCAGTCTTTTTGGTCGTGTTGGTTCAGGAATTCTTGGCGATAAGATGGGCCGTTACAACATTTTCATCCTTGTCGGCTTCCTTTCTGCTATCTGGATCCTTGCTCTTTGGATCCCCTGCAACTCGCAGGATGGTATCATTGCCTTTGCTGCCTTGTTTGGTTTCTGCTCTGGCGCATACGTCTCTCTGATTGCACCGCTCGTTGCTCAGATTTCGCCTCTTCCGGAAATTGGATTCCGCAGCGGCATTGTTTTCTTCGTCTCCTCGATCGGTGGACTCACGACCAACCCCATCAACGGCTCTATTCTCGAGAAACCAACTGGGTGGCTTGGAGTTAAGATTTTTGCTGGTGTCTTTTGCCTGGCTGGCACCATGTTCATCCTTGCTGCAAGAGTCCACCGTGTTGGATGGAAGATCACAGCTACCTTTTAA